AGATCAATATTTAATCTGCAACTATTTTGCGATAGCTCGAGCCAAATTGTTGCGAAATGAGCAACAACATAGAACATGCATGCCAGCTAGAGCTTTGCTCACATTCTTCATTTCTTGGCCTATAGTTTATCATATTATTTGATTATTAATCCAAACAACACCTTCAATATTATTCCACCAACTTATCAATTGACCGATTATCAACACTGttcgaggaagaagatgagaaaCAGAGAGACATCAGAAGAGAGAGAATAAGACTGGAAGATGATAGAAATTAGAGGTGTCGGAAGCTCTCCTGGCGTGGTTGGGATCTACAATGGACCTTTTTAGACAGTGTGAGGATTTAAAAATACATTTTAGAAGTTCAGGGACCTGGTAGATGTAGTGGGACAAGAATGGGAACTTGTGGTGTATTTTACTGAAAAAACAACAATAAGATGCATAGTTTGGTTGATCTATACAAAGCGGTGATCGGCAAAGTTAGCCTTGCTTACTGCGTAGTGCATCACGTAGTAGTAGTATATATATACAGAGGGTATACATACAGAGGGGCAGTGAGGAAGCAAATCTACTCACTAAAATGGTAGTAACATTTTTAGTCATGGAAGGAAGGCATAATGGAGGTAGCAAGATTGTGGAGTGACAACTACGTATTGCTTTGCACACATAGGAAGATTCACCAAGATTGTGGACTGACAACTATGAGAGTATTCGGGAGAGCTCCACTCCAACTTTTCTAGCTCCGTTCTACAAATTCTCTGCCAAACATGTCTAGCTTCAGAAACTTCAGATCCGAAAACTCCAGAAAAAAAATCTGGAGTTGGGGGCCAACTCCATATTTTTTACCTGCATATGTGATTTGAAAGTTTGTATGCACTTCGTGCCtaaaaagtaattccagttttCTACTAAGTTAAACCATCTCaaatttgactaagtttatataaaaaatataaTATTTATGGTACCAATAAATTACGGTTAGATTCACCATGAGACGACTTTCATGATGTACCTATTTGGTGTCATAAATGTGGATAGAATCCTCCAGAAATTTAGTCAAACTTAATATAGTTTATTTTATGATAAAACTACAATATTTTTTCAGAATTAGAGGGGGTAGATAATCGTAACTTCAACCATATAGAAAAGTGTGTCGTTGCCTTGTTGGATGAGTTGATATAATAGTAATAATAGCTAAACAAGCGAGTAAAAGTAACAAAAAATTCAATTTGGATGTGTTGACATATGATAGTTAAAAAGTGAGTTTTATTTTAGAAAATGAGTTAAAAAAGTGAGTAAAGGTAAAAAAAATTCAGTCACCGTTTGCACCCCCTGTTACTGTCTGGTGTTAATCATCTGCATTAATCACTAATCATGGGCTTAATCATTGTCCAATGTAAAACTTGTAGTCTAGTGTGTGTACTTCAAAATGTTTAACTTCCTTTTTAGTGAAAACTTAGTTAAACAAATCAAAACTTTGGTCAAAATCTGGTCAAACCCATGCTTCAACCTTAGCTAAAAGTTCAGCTTATAAGTCCACCGTTCCAAGGTCTGAAACCAAATGTTCAGAGCTTAATGCGTTTTGAATTTTCATATCAACTGGCCAAAAACCTAAACTTAAGTTTGAAGCCTATACTTGGGCCTACACATTGGTGATGACCTTGATCAATGTTTCAAATCTTTGAGCATGTAAATGTTTGGCCAAATTTATTTCGCTTGAAATTGTAACCATGAACATTTTCTTGCACTGTGCGGACCAGACTTTGACCTCCTTGATCTAAAAAAAAACCCCATGGTCCTGATCACCAAATATTGAATACCAAAGTTGTAACTCTATAATCCATCTACAGACCATAGATAAACATTTTGGTGAGCTGGTGTGCAAAatcatgagaatttatttttgggAAAATTGGTTCTGTAACATCAAAAGATCACCACCGAAAGCGTTAGCTCCCGCAAAATACCACCGAAAGATATAAACGTTACTCGATATGTTGTTCACTAAAATGTTTCTTTTGTCTCTTTTCAGCACAATATGGACGTGAAATGACTCGTATACCCCTAGTCCATATGAGCCTTATCCATACGAGCCCCTATGCCTGTCTGGCCGCCACCCCTCCCCACACCCGCGACGCCGCCtgccctcctcccgcaccgctgCTGCTGGCCGCCCGCCCTCCTCCCGCACGGGTGACTTGATGCCGCCCGCCCGTGGCCCCTCCGTGCAGGCATCAGAGCGGGCCACAAGGGGCGCGCGCGGTCGTCCCCTGGCCGGGGTCTCTCGAGGCCGGTGCCCTCCAGGCTGGGGCTCTGACCGCCCACCCGCCCGCTGGCCGACGCCAGTGCTGCTTGCCGGTGTCCAGTGCCCGCCGACGCATCCACCTGAGATCCCCAAAGGATAAGAATCAGATCGTCCCATCTCTGTTGTTCCACATGGTTCCTCTAGATTGATAGTAGATGCAAAATGGACTTGTTGGGTCAGGTTTGGACCGATTTTGGTATGCATTGGATATGGTGAGTAATGATTCAACGGAAATTGCAACAAATAAGACATATAGGTAAGAATTGTTGTTGATTTTTGCACTGTTACTATTCCAGGATAGTTGAGAACAATGCTTGTAGAGTAGTGATTGATGATGCTCCTTCTCAACTATAGAGGATGGTCGATCTGTGTACCGGAAGGGCAGACCATTGTAATGGTAGGTAGATTAAGAGGAGTACTCCATCATTGATATGGAGAAAGATGTTCGAAAACACTTCAGTTGGGCAATTTTTCAAGAGGCAAATTTTTGGTTTGCGGATCAGAATGGTCAAACAAGTCACCTTGCTACTGATCAACAGCTTCTAGCCTTGTTGCAGGCTTCACAAGTTGTGAAGTTCATCATGACTATTGATAGATGTGACCATGGTGATATTTCTGTGAATGTGACTCAAATGGAGGATCAAAGCCAAGTGATAAATGATGATGTGCAGGTGGAGGGAAATGAGCAGCAAGTTGTGGTCAGTAATGCAAGGGATGTGCTACAGGTCTCATCTTGAGGTGTGATTGCAGAATCAAGGCAAAGAATGGGCAGAGGAACCAGAACTTGGGGTTACAACAGCTGGTCCTAATAgaatggaggaggaggagaaggatcacTATATGGAGTGTGGTTTTGACCCTGAGGGAGATGATCCAATTGGAGCTGATGAAGAATGGAGACATTTCAAGAAGCAACAAAAGACACCAGAAGGAGGAAGTAATGAGAAAGTGCAACAGGAAAAGAATAAAGtagagaagaaagggaaggtATATGAAGGTACAGATCCTGATGCTGTACCAAGTGATGAAGCCACTATGATTAGTGATGCTATATATTTTTCACACACTACATATGACAGAGACAACTCTGACATAAAGGAAGGATCCACATTTGCCGACAAAGATGCATTCATGCTGATTATCAAACAATATGCCATAAAAAGGGGGTTTCAGACATTTGTAGAGCATAGTGAAAAATCAAGGTATAGGGCAAGATGTTCTGATTCAGAGTGTGAATGGAAAGTTCATGCAAAGAAACTTCGTGGCTGCCCTACATTTATGGTATTTATGTACTGTTTTCAGATTGTATATATACATTTAATGTATATGTTTTGCCCATATTTTCATACTGTTTTCAGATTGCCCATATTTGCATAGTATATGCTAATATACATGTTTTGATTATGTATGTATCTTTTTTTTCTCAGATTGTTTACATTTCAGAAGTCCATACATGTGCTAGCACAAGCCAGGTGAAGGGTAAGGAGGCCACCGAAGTTTGGATTGCGGACAGGGCAAAAGAGGGACTAGAAGGACTTCATGGCACTTGGGAGGACAGTTTCAAAATGTTGTGGAATTTCAAAGCGGAGTTAGAAGCAACATGTCCTGGCAGCATAGTAGAGATTGATTGcaagaagaagaaagatggccgagtGTACTTCTCTAGGATGTTTGTTGCTATCAAAGCATGTGTTGATGGATTCCTTGCTGGATGCAGGCCGTACCTTGGAGTTGACTCTACTCATCTCACCGGTAAATACAATGGACAGCTAGATGCAGCAACAACAATTGATGGTCATAATTGGATGTATCGAGTGGCATATGTGATTTTTTAAAAGGAGACAAAGGCTGATTGGACTTGGTTCTTGATGCAATTGAAGAGAGCAATCGGAACATGACATGGACTGACCATCCACACTGATGCTTGCAAAGGTTTAGAGGCAGCAGTCCACAAAGTCTTCCAAGATGAAGTTGAACATAGAGAGTGTTTTAGACACCTCATGCAGAATTTTAGGAAGCATTTTGAAGGAGATGTCTTGAAGAACATGTGGCCATGTGCTTGGCATGTACTGCTAGAAGGTATCAGTGGCTTTGGGACAGAATTGTAGAGAATTGTCCAGAAGCAATTCCTTACTTAGAAGCAGAGCACAAACAGATCTGGTCACGTGCTAAGTTCTCAGGAGAATGTAAGTTGACTATGTCAATAACAACATATCAGAATGCTTCAACAACTGGATTAGGGAAACTAAAGGTTTTCCTGTGGATGCCCTTATGGACACAATTAGGGGGATGATCATGGAAAAGATAGCGATGAGGCAATAGATAGCCGAGAGACTTGAAGGGCCAATTCTTCCTAGTGTTATCAATGAGCTGAAGATGAAGAGTAGAAACTTGAAGTACATGATCAAGGGGAGTGGTGGGCTACAGGCCGAGGTATCTGGATTGACTAAGGACAACTATCCTTGGAGGCATGCTGTGGATCTTGATATGAAAACATGCTCATGTGGTCAGTGGCAGATTTCTGGTAAaccttgcacctatgctatcTTTTTTCATAGGTTCACTCAGAAGGGTTAAACTAGAGGACAAGTGCATGATTACTACTCACTTGAGCGTTTTAAGGCTACATATCAGTTTGTGGTAAATCTAATGGTTGACAAATCAGAATGGCGTGTGGCTAATCCCGGTTCTGAGATGTTGCCTCCGAAGCTAGAAAGTATCAGATCTAGAGCCACGGAACTGCGCACATGGTATACATAttttaggataagggatgggacatggtccacgccctacatcagttgtaactactcgtactgtagtagaactagtcggaacagaaggaaactacccgagtagtacttgggtaggactcctaagctcgtatttgGCTAGGATTTCTATGGAATcctatcccccagactatataagggcaggcagggacTCCCTAgaaacacatcaacacctaaggcaatacaaatcacaacATAGGATGTAGcgtattacgctctcagtggcccgaacctatctaaatcttgtgttccttgcaccttcgagttcctgatctcggcgacaccccacctacaatctactacctcggggatatccctcggtgggcttggaggttaaacaccgacagctggcgcgccaggtaggggtgttcatcgagcatccaccggagaaatcgatggcatctttcgacTTCACTAGCactgtgctcgacgagggcacaacgtTTATCTTTGGCTTCTGGATCTGAGTCGCGAACGGCTCAGGTGGCTTtgacagccacctagccaacaCCAGCAAGCCGCATGCCTCTACAGCAACCTGATGCAGCGATCTCAACAAGTTCgtcgacaacctcgatgagaAGCTGCTCCCCGATCTTGCCGGGGAGATCGAGAAGATGTCCGTTCacgcgacttcaactcgtgctgcaccaggacttgCCGGATGAGACTCAAACCAGTCTGAGGAGGGCCGTACCCGATTCTCGTTTAGGTTACGCAATGCCGCCTCGGTCTACTAGGAGGCTATGCGGTTTGAGTCCCTctctgacttggaggaggacttagatcatCTGCTCAAGAtcagagatgagggagccaGTGCTTGCCGGGAGGCCTCTATCTTCAACAACTACTCGGATTCAGACGATGACCCCAAATCCTTTTTGGGTAGTCACTTGGGTGTGACCATAACTACTACGCCGCAAGGCCGGctcatgtactggaagggcatggagccctTTGAGGTACTCGAATatgactcccgccttgtggccttcatgcaggaactgCCTTTCTAGGAAGGCAAGCTCCTTTCTCACATCACTGAAGAGGAAGAGGGCAACAGAGCTAGTCGAGTACAGCCATACGGCTAAGACCTTGCTGGATTgccaagtctacatggcttcccttcGCAACGCGGAGGATGATGAGCCAGTCCAGAGTACGATACCGAATTACTCGCAGATGTATCCGTCGGTGAGCGCACGACGGACGCTCCCTAGGATGAGAACGAAGAGCACAGGAGGATCTGGCAgttgaagaacgccaagcgcaGGTGGAACATGGAAAACCGTGCACGCAACCCGCTGTACCGTAGGAACCTCAACAACGCCTTCGCAGCGGCCGAAGATCAGGAGTACTGCATCCCGATCGGCGCCATTGCAGAGGCAGCACTCCTAGTTCAACAACTACCGCCAAATCCCCAGGTGCAAAGGCTGCAATACCTGACCTAGTGCGTGCTTGTGCAACTCAATGAGCAAAACCCCATGTCCTCGACACGTAACACCCTCTCAAGAGCCGAGCGTCACGGTGACTCTGCATAGGTCAGTCGCACCCCCGAAGGTGGAGCCTGACCCTGCGCGTGGGGGGTGTTGGGGGGGGCGACAATCACCAGCGCAACCAGGACAATCAGGGCAGCCACGGAAATCACCAAGGCCAGTAGTCCGCGTGTGGCAACATCGACCAAGAGGTGCAGCAATCTCTACGACCACCCTGTAGCCAGCACAACGCAAGGCCTCAGGGCGAAGCCCAGCCTGAGGCCATCCTACAGAACGCTCCTACGGCTGATCtgaggcagaagatcaatgatggtCGCGACACGCGACGCGTCACtgaggcaaggagaagggatcgACCTGACAGATACCATGACGCCGACGATAGTGACCGATTCCCTGtgttcacctccaacatcaccgatcGTTCCTACCCCAAGGACTTCAAACCAACCGGCATCCCCAAGTACAACGGCAAGCAAGGCCCACACCGGTGGATTCGCTGCTACTCCGTCATCATCGAGGTGTCAGgtcgatccaactccaccaaggcGCTATACTTCCCGGTAGCCTTGGAATCGGCACTATTGAAAAAAAGCAAGTCAATCTTCTAGAATACTCTTGACCATGCAAGAAAAAAGATATTTTGAAGGTGAAAATATTACCATAgatataaatatttatggaaagTTCTAGAGTCACTTGTCTTATATGACAAGTGAAAAATATCtaggaatattctagaatatcttttgttgtatggtaaagtagaaaatatctagcaaggttctagagtaggggacacatgtcatcaccatatgtgtcaccatggtctatatatatgagaaccccctctccctcccctggtAACCTAAGAGGCAACAACACATACAAGCCACAAGCATTAGAGAGAGTTGGGGTTGTAGTGTTTGGTGAGTGTGTGAATGCGTGCTAGGATAGCCACTTAAGAAGTGTTCACACTCTCGTGTAATATTGTTGTTCGTGTAATAAAGTGTTGTTCAAAAGAGTTGGTCTCCCAATCTGCTTCTATAGTTTCTAACTATTTAGTGCGTGGATTGTGATCTATCAAAGGTTGGCTTTGCCCCCGAATCACAATGGTCCAAGCTTCATCTgaaggttggctctgccacccggaagcaagcttcatctgtaggttggctctgccacccgggagctAGAAGGTCGGCCCTGCAGTCAAAAAGGACCAAAAGGCACTAAGTAATTAGAAATTATAAAGCTGTCCACTACAGAGTGAGTGGGTGTTCCTAGGTATAGGTCCACCTTCTAGTGGGTGATTAGGGCCACCTCCATTTccaacaattggtatcagagctaggtTCGTCCGGGACCGTCATCTTGAGGAGGCATCGGTGAGCACAAGTGCTTGTGGTATCCACTGTCAAGCAGGCGCTAAGGGGAGATTGTGTCGGTGCACAGTCTGGGACTGTGAAGCTTGTTGGTCAGGGACTAGAGGAGCTGATGCTGGGTGTTGATCACTATGGCAGATCTTGGCGCAAGCAGTGGAATCAGGAAGCTCAACAGCCACAACTATGGTTATTGGAAGACCTGCATCGAGTCCTACTTGCAAGGTCAAGATTTATGGGAGGTTGTTGCAGGCAGTGAGGTTGTGCCTCCAGTGAAGGAGAAGGATCAAGGGGAGCCCTTACGAAAATGGAAAATGGAAAATTAAAGCTGGCAAAGCCATGTTCGTGTTGAAGACTACAATCGAGGAGGACCTACTAGAGCATATCAGAGATGCAGATACTCCGAAGACAGCTTGGGAGACTTTGAAAAAGTTGTTTTCCAAGAAGAATGAAGCACGCCTACAACTCCTGGAGAATGAGTTAGCAGGTATCTCTCAAGGAACCTTGACTATCAGTCAATATTTTACCAAGGTGAAGTCTATTTGTCGAGAGATATCTCAGTTTGAGCCCGAGGAGAAGATTGGTGAAGCTCGTATGAAGAGGATAATAATTCATGGGCTTAGACCTGAGTATAGTGGATTTATTGCTGCCATGAGAGGGTGGCCGAATCAACCATCTTTGGTTAAGCTAGAGAATCTATTGGTTAACCAAGAAGAGTTGGCCAAGCAGATGGGGAGCGTTAccgagaaggaagaagaggaggcttTCTTTACAAGTAAGAAGAAGGGCTCGTTTAGGAGACAGGAAAGATTCAAGCCAAAGTGGACAGATGGTGACATGTATCATGCAAAGGAAAGAAGTCCTTCTTCAGGGGGAGCAAGAGGAAGAGAAGATAAAAAATATCAACCAAAAAAGCAAAATGGAGGGTGCTTCAATTGTGGTAAGGTGGCCATTTTGCTAGAGATTGTCGTCTTCCAAAAAGACGTTTTGAAGGAAATATAGCCACTACCATAAAGGAAGAGAAAAAAGGAGGAAGCACCTAACAGTGAAGAAGAATGGGATATTGAAGCCGGTTTTTCTCAAGAAATAGAAGATAATGAGTTGGAGGAGGACATGGAGGTACCTGCTTTTGCAGCGACAATTGATCCAAAAATTGACTATAAGG
The genomic region above belongs to Panicum hallii strain FIL2 chromosome 4, PHallii_v3.1, whole genome shotgun sequence and contains:
- the LOC112889576 gene encoding uncharacterized protein LOC112889576, with the protein product MEEEEKDHYMECGFDPEGDDPIGADEEWRHFKKQQKTPEGGSNEKVQQEKNKVEKKGKVYEGTDPDAVPSDEATMISDAIYFSHTTYDRDNSDIKEGSTFADKDAFMLIIKQYAIKRGFQTFVEHSEKSRYRARCSDSECEWKVHAKKLRGCPTFMIVYISEVHTCASTSQVKGKEATEVWIADRAKEGLEGLHGTWEDSFKMLWNFKAELEATCPGSIVEIDCKKKKDGRVYFSRMFVAIKACVDGFLAGCRPYLGVDSTHLTGKYNGQLDAATTIDGHNWMYRVAYVIF